Part of the Candidatus Hydrogenedens sp. genome, GCGAGTTTTTAATATGGGCATTGGATTACTATTTATAATCCCTGAAGACCATTTAACAAAAGTAATAAAGGCATTTGAACAGGCCGGCGTTTCTGCACATATTGTAGGAAAAGCAATCAAAGGAGAAAGAAAAGTATATTATAAGGGTAATTTGAAATATGCTCAACCGAATTGAAGTAACTATCCGTCCCGAATTAGAGGACCCCATAGGGAAAAGTTTATCTGCTCAAATCAAAGATGATCTCTCTATTACCTGCAAATCTGTTCGCGTAGTAGATGTTTATACCATTTTAGCCGAAATAACACCGAAAGAACTCGAAAAAGTAGCCACAGAACTTTTTTCAGATTCCGTTATTCAAATCGCTTCTATAAACCAACATATAAAATTTCCTCAGGAATACCAACATGTGGTTGAAGTCGGATTTCGTCCAGGTGTAACGGATAATGTCGGGAAAAGTGCACGGGAAGGAATACAGGACACATTATCGAGAAACCTAAAGCCAGATGAATTTGTGTTTAAATCCACAATGTATTGGTTTTCCGGTTTATCAAAAGAAAACTGTTCTCAAGTCGCTCAAAAACTTCTTGCAAATGAACTCATACAACACTGGAAAGTTTTGTCTTATGATGAATTATCTAATCAAAAAGATATTTCTTTATTACCTATCCCCTTAGTAACAGAAAAAACAAAAACTATTGTTGAAACAATATCTCTAAACCTTTCCGATTCAGAATTATTAGAATTAAGTCAAAAAAGACTTTTAGCCCTTGACTTACGCGAAATGAAAGCCATAAAAGAGTATTTTGAAAATCCAATTACAAAAAAACATCGCACAGCCCTCAACCTCCCTGAATATCCAACCGATATCGAACTTGAAATATTAGCACAAACATGGTCTGAACACTGTAAACATAAAATATTCAATGCAGATATTAAATTTGAAGATAGTAACGGGAATTATACAGTAGTCAACAGCCTATTCAAGACCTTTATCAAATCCACTACGGACAAATTGAAATCAGAAATTCCGTGGTTGGTTAGTGTTTTTCATGACAACGCAGGATTAATAGATTTCGATAATGAACACCTCATATCAATGAAAGTCGAAACCCATAATAGCCCCTCTGCATTAGACCCTTATGGTGGTGCTATTACAGGAATTGTGGGAGTTAATCGGGACATTTTAGGTGCCGGTTTGGGATGCCGTTGTATTCTTAATACAGATGTTTTTTGTTTTGCATCACCTTTCTATGAAGGTAAAATTCCGGAACGATTACTCCATCCACGGCGAGTATTACGGGGAGTTCACGCAGGTGTCCGTGATGGCGGAAATCAAAGCGGTATTCCCACAGTAAACGGTGCTATTGTCTTTCATGAACGGTTTTTAGGGAAACCCCTTGTGTTCTGTGGAACAGGGGGCATTATTCCCAAAAAAATAAATAATAAATTAGCCCATGAGAAAAAAGCATATAAAGGCGACCTTATTGTAATGATTGGAGGGCGAATTGGTAAAGATGGAATTCATGGAGCCACATTTTCCTCGGAAGAATTACATGAAGGCTCACCAGTAACTGCTGTTCAAATAGGCGACCCCATTACACAGAAAAAACTATCCGATTTCCTTTTCGAAGCAAGAGACCGTGGGTTATATAATGCAATAACGGATAATGGAGCTGGGGGATTATCTTCAAGTATAGGTGAAATGGCAAGAGGTTCAGGTGGTGCAAAAGTTTACTTAGACCGTGCTCCTCTCAAATACGCCGGATTGGCTCCCTGGGAAATTTTCTTGTCAGAATCCCAGGAACGAATGACTGTAGCTGTATCTCCTCAACACATTAATGAATTTATGAATCTTTCTCAAAAAAGAGATGTTGAATCTACCATATTAGGAGAATTTACCGATTCAGGATTTCTGGAATGTTATTTTAATGGCAAATTAATTGCATCCTTGTCTATGGATTTCCTACATGATGGCGTTCCTACAATGAATTTACGGGCAAAATTAGCAAGTTCAGAGCCGAAATCCTTCTATATTCAACATAAAGGAAATCTCACTGAAGACTTACTACATGTAATAGGTAGTTTGAATGTTTGCAGTAAAGAAACCTTTGTCAGAATGTATGACCACGAAGTTCAGGCTCAAACAGTGATTAAACCTTTCCAGGGAATTACCCATGACGGTCCTGGTGATGCAACAGTAATTCGTCCTATTTATTGTTCCAATCGTGGTCTTGCAATTAGTTGTGGTATTTGTCCCAAATATAGCGACTTAGACTGTTACCAGATGGCTGCAAATGCTGTGGACGAAGCTGTCAGAAACTTAGTAGCAGTAGGTGTAAAATTAGGTAATATCGCTGGATTAGATAACTTCTGCTGGCCTGACCCTGTAGAAAGTGAAAAGACACCCGATGGCGCACATAAATTAGCTCAATTGGTTTTAGCCTGTCAGGGCTTGCATGATACCTGCCTTGCCTACAAAGTTCCTTTGATAAGCGGTAAAGATAGCATGAAAAATGATTACAAAATTGGAAACATCAAAATATCTATCCCACCTACATTATTATTTACTGCAATTGGATTTATAGAAGATATACAGAATACAATGACTATGGATGTGAAAAACGCCGGAGATAAAGTCTATCTTATTGGTAAAACTGTTGAAGCAATAGGTGGAAGTGAATGGGCAGAAATTCATAAGTTTGAAGGAGGAACTGTTCCTACCGTTAATACAGAGAAAGCCATACTCCAATATAACCGAATATATGAATCTATCCAAAACAGATGGATTTCCTCCTGTCATGACTGTTCTGATGGTGGGCTTGCTGTTGCATTAGCAGAAAGTGCTTTTGCAGGTGGGCTTGGCATGAAAATAGACATTATGACAATGGGTGTTCATAACGATATTGTCGCTTTATTTAGCGAGACACCTTGCCGTCATATTGTAACCGTATCTCCTCAATATGAAAACGATTTCCTGAAATTAATGAACGGTTTGGATGTTTTCTATTTAGGTGAAGTAACAGAACAACCTCAATTTTTAGTTTATGGCGTTACAAGTCACCTTATCATCAATACTTCTATTTTTGAACTTAAAGAAGCATGGCAGAAAACTTTACGGATATAAGGAAAGTTTATGATTCAAGTTCTTGTTCTAACAGGTTTTGGCATAAATTGTGAACGGGAAACAGCACACACCTTCCAACAAGCAGGTGGTGAACCTTTACTTATCCATCTCAATGATTTAATTGAAAAACCGGATTATCTGGATAAATCTAAAATTCTTGCTATTCCTGGCGGGTTCTCTTTCGGTGATGACATAGCATCAGGCAGAATCTTAGCCAATAGAATTCGTTATCGTTTAGAAAAACCTCTACAAAAATTTATCAATGATGGAAAACTCATTATTGGTATATGTAATGGCTTCCAGGTGATGGTTAAAATGGGTATCTTACCTCTGTTTCAAAAAGAATTTAAACAATTGGTAACATTAACTCATAATAATTCGGGTCGTTTTGAAGATAGATGGGTTTCCTTAAATGTAAACACAAGTTCACCATGTATCTGGACAAAAGGTATAGAATATATTGAATTACCTGTTCGACACGGAGAAGGAAAATTCATAACAAAAGATGACATTATCTTAAAACAACTTAAAGAAAACCATCAAATCGTGATACAATATGCAAAAAAAGATAAGTCATTGGCAAAGGGAGAATATCCCGCTAACCCCAATGGTTCTATAGAAGACATCGCAGGTATTTGCGACCCTTCGGGTAAGATTTTTGGTTTGATGCCTCATCCAGAAGCCTTTTGGGATGCCAAATTACATCCTTTATGGAATCGTCTTCAACTTAAAGGACCCGGAGATGGTCTAAAAATATTTGAGAATGGAGTTTCCTTTGCCAATTCTCATCTATAACATAGTAACTCTTAATAGATTTGTAATATATGCATAAGAAAAAATCTGATTTTGCTGTAAATGATTATAATCTGATACAAACAAGAAAAGACTGGGAAAATGCACTTAAAATCATTTCAATCGAACCTAAAATCGCTATTGACCTTGAGGCAAACTCTTTATATGAATACCCTGGTGAAATCTGTCTCATTCAAATTTCGGTCCGTGGTTTTGACTTCCTATTGGATCCATTAGCCCACTTTCCTTTCCCGGAATTAGGAGAACTATTCGCCAATAAAAATGTTTTAAAAATTTTTCATGCATCAGAATACGATTTAAGATTGCTCTGGAAACAATACAAATGGCAAATTATAAATCTTTTCGATACTATGTGGGCAGGAAAACTTTTGGGTTGCAAACAATTAGGACTTGTCTCCTTACTTAAAACATTTTTAAATGTCCAACACGATAAAAAATTTCAGAAATCAAACTGGAAACATCGTCCTCTTTCTAATCAACAACTAAGTTATGCTTATCGGGATTCTCATTATCTAATCCCATTAGCAGAAGTTTTACAAAAACAACTTGAAGAAAAAGGCTTATGGGATGAGGCACAAGAAATTTTTAATGATTTTTCAAAAGGAATAATAGTAGAAGAGGAAGAACAAAAATCCATTCAATTCTATAAAGCATTTCGAAGTAAAAATCTACCTGAAAAAAATTTAAAAATCTTACAAAAACTTTTCTTCTTCCGTGAAGAATTAGGTCAATCTTTACATATTCTTCCTAACAAATTAATTTCCAACAAATGCCTGCTAAACATATCTAAAAAAATTCCCGAAACTCTTGATGAATTAAATCTCATAACAACTACACATTCAATATCAAATAAAATTAAAAAACAGGAACTACTCGAAGTTATATTAAAAACGATAAATTCGGAAGAACCTTTATATACACCTCCAGTAAACAATAATCCACAAATAAAAAACCGAACCTCTCTTCTTTTACAATGGAGAAAACAAAAATCAATTATGCGTGATATTGATTCTGATGCTATCATCCCCAAAAACAAACTTTTCCTATTAGCATTACATGGTCCTAAAACTATATCGGAACTGGAGCAATTAGAAATTCTGGGACCTGTGCGTTTAAAAATGTATGGTGAAGAAATAATTAATCTTTTTAAGAAAGCCGATGAGTTTTCTGAACAACAACAATCGTAATACAATATTATAAAAATAATTACAATTTCTATTGTGGGAGTATGTATTATGTGGTTAAAACTAAATAAATTCTTTTATAGGCTTATTTTTATTCTTCCTATAATCATATCAATGTGCATAATAAATCACCCTATTTATACAGATGAACCTGCTTTACCTAAAGGATTATCTTCAACAGAAAACACCAATCCCTCTCAACCCCCTAACAACAACGAACCTACGCTACCGCAAGGTTTATCACCATCATCTCATTCAGAACCGCAACTTCCCCAAGGATTGCAATCTCAACCTACAAATGAACCCCAACTCCCACAAGGGTTAGGACAATATAATAATAAAGAAGAAAAAAAAGAAGAGAATAAACAAAAGAAATCAATACCTTTTCATATAGATATCAAAGGATTTTGGGATAATCGTGCCGGGATTCGTTATAGAGAAGACAGGCAACAATCAAAAGACTTAATCCTGGGTGAATCTCGTTTGCAATTAAGAGCCGATAAATTCTGGGATAAAGTAAGCATTGAAACTACAGGGGACTTTTACGGAGATTTTGTTCAAGAAGAATTAAATTTCGACCTTCGCCAGGCAAGGTTGACATGGACATTATCTCCCACTTTAGATTTACGAATAGGACGACAAATTCTTACATGGGGAACAGGAGACCAAATTTTTATTAATGACCTCTTCCCCAAAGATTGGAATTCCTTTTTCGTGGGAAGAGAACAGGAATATCTTAAAGCCCCGTCTGATTCCATAAAATTAGGTTGGTACCCCGAATGGTTTAACTTCGAACTTGTATATACTCCCCGTTTTACACCAGATAGATATATCACAGGTGACCCTATCACTTTCTGGAATCCTCTTTTTAATGAACTCCAAGGGGAAGAACAAGAAATTCGACCCGACCATCCTGGTCCTCGCTTCCATGATGATGAATGGGCTTTCCGTGCATATAGAAAGATAAACAACTTCGAATTTGCCCTATATGCTTATTCTGGAAGATGGAAAAGTCCGGGTGGGCAGAAACTATTACCTCCTCTACAAGCCTATTTTCCAAAACTAAATGTTTATGGAACCAGTTTAAGAGGACCTGTGGGAAAAGGGATACTATCTTTAGAAATGGGTTATTACGATTCTAAAGAAGACCGTGATGGAAGTAGTCCCTTCATAAATAACTCCGAATTTCGTTTCTTAGTAGGATATGAACAGGAATTAGCAAAAGACTTTACTGGCGCCTTCCAGGTCTATTTAGAACACATGTTAGATTATGAAAATTACGAAAGCAATCAGCCCTTCTGGGTACATAATAAAGATGAAAATCGCCTCTTAACCACAATCCGTCTCACAAGACAATTAATGAACCAAAATCTTATTTTGTCATGGTTCATGTATTATTCACCAACAGACCAGGACTTCTTTTTAAGACCTAATGTTCGTTATAAGATAAATGATAAATGGTGGGTCGAAGGTGGTGCCAATATATTTATTGGGAATGAACCTTATACCTTCTTTGGACAATTTATGGAAAACTCAAATATTTACATAGGTGCAAGATGTTATTTCTAATCATCTGATACTACATAGGACGCTGTATAATGCAAAAGCAAAATAAAGTAAAACTTTTTTATATTCTCTGTTTATTAATCCTATCATTTCTTGCAACAGATAATATTTACGCTAAAAAGAAATCTTCTGATAAAAACTCTCCCCCGAAACAGTCTATTCCCACTAACCAATATGAAAACCAACAATATAGTGAATATTCAGGACCCAAAGGGACATTAGATATTGATGTAACGGATGTCTTGGGAAAGTATTGGGGAGCCAGAGTTGATTTATTGAATATAGAAGATGGGAAACGATACCGCTTTGATTTTCCTGAAGGTAAAGGAGAACAAAAAGTCCCTGTGGGAAGTTTTAGAGCTTATGTTTATGCCTATGATAACGGGGTCCCTGTAATGGTTCAAATCAAAGATATTACCATAAAAGAAAATCAACCTGTTTTCATTCCAATCACACTTTTAGAAGGAACTACAGGTCCCCTTGTTTTAAGAGATTTTGATAGTGATTGTGACCTTGTGTTGGATAGAGTTGAAATAGAATCGGGCACAGACCCTTACAACCCTCTGGATATCCCCGGTAAAAAAACAATACCTGTCGAAAATAAAGTTATCCAGAATAAACCAGGATGGTATAAAGGTGAATTATGTTGCTTCTCTAAATATAGTATTGGTAGTGAAACCGTAGGAGAATTAATCAAAAGAGCAGAAAAGGATGGGCTTGATTTCCTCGCTATAACAGATATAAACACATTAAAATCCATTGAAGACCCTGAATATCGTTCCGACAAACTTGTTCTCATACCTGCAATGAAATGGGGAAATGACCAGATGGGATATGCTCTGGTCTACTGTCCACGAACACCTTTGGATAGCCCAACAACAATTCCAGAAGCACAGGCAGAATGCCTTCGTGTTCAGGCACAGGGAGGTATTTTTGCTATTGCACATCCATGTTTCCCCACAGGATTCTGGCGATGGGGATTAAATTATGTAAATGCTATTCAGGTATGGTGTAGAGAATGGAGAGCCATCCCACCCCTTACTTTAGACAAATTAGACGATTGGCTCAAAGAAAAAAAAGACGGAAAATTTATTTACTCCCTTGCTGCGGCTGTAAATGAATCAAAAATAGCCTCTGTTTCCGCTAATTCTCAATCTGCCCGTTTCTGGGATTATGAAATAGCACGGGGAGCTATGGTCTGTGGTATTGCAGGAAGTCATTCTTCAAATCCATCGGTTCCCTTAGGAACACCTATAACCTATGTTCGTGCAGAAAATAAATCTTTAGCTGCTATCCTTGAAGGACTTCGTTTAGGTAGAACTTATGTATCTACAGGGGTTAATGGTCCTAAATTAAGTTTTATGGCTGATTCATTAGCCGATAATAAAATAGATGTAAGTATTGGGGGCATTGTTCCCTTAGGGATAGACATTCGTTTTGAAGCCATCGCTGAAAATGCAAAAGGAAAAAAATTAGAAGTTTTATTTAATGGAAGACCCATCGTTACAAAAATAATTGAAAGCGACAACTTTACGGTTCGTTTCACGGACAAACCTGTCCGCAGTGGTGCTTACCGTCTCCGTGTTATAGGTCCTCCAGAGAATACAAAAGGTTTTGGCGATGTGGAAGTATATGCTATGACCAGCCCCATTTATGCACAAGATATTACTGCTGAATTACTCTGGCGTTTGCCTAAATTTGACCCGAAAAAAGCATGGATAGAAATTAAGCCCAGTGAAGAAGGTTCCTATCTCAACCTTCCTGAAAACTAACCTTTTACATTTCCTTTTTTTGATAAAATATAATACACCAATCGAAATGAGATTGAAGTAATCTTTGTTATATCAATAACTATTCCAATAAGGCATATCCAATGGAAGAAACAAATAGTACTTATTTATACAATGACCCTCTTATCATAGCGGGTAGAAAATTTAAATCCCGTATTTTAATCGGCACCGGCAAATTTCCCTCTGCTGAAGCATTACGAAAAACTATAAAGGCTTCTGGCACAGAGATTGTAACTGTTGCACTTAGACGGGTTGACTTAAAAAAACCAGAAAACGATAGTATCCTTTCCGTTCTCAATCCTAAAGAAGTTTTAATTTTACCAAACACAAGTGGAGCCAGAACCGCAGAGGAAGCCTTAAAGTTAGCACGAATTGCTCGGGCTGCAGGATTGGAACCCTGGGTAAAACTGGAATTAACTCCTGAACCTCGATATTTGCTACCTGACCCTATTGAGACACTCAAAGCAGCAGAATTATTGATTAAAGATGGATTTATTGTCCTTCCTTATATTCAGGCAGACCCTATACTTGCCAAAAAATTGGAAGAATTAGGTACGGCAACAGTTATGCCATTAGGTTCTCCTATCGGTAGCAATAAAGGATTGAAAACGAAAGAATTTATAAAAATTATCATAGAACAATCTAATATTCCAGTAGTTGTAGACGCAGGATTGGGAGCACCTTCCCATGCCGCAGAGGCAATGGAAATAGGTGCCGATGCTGTTCTTGTAAATACAGCACTTGCTGATGCTCAAGACCATGAAAAAATGGCAATGGCTTTCCGCTTATCTACTGAAGCAGGACGGTTAGCCTTCCGAGCCGGTTTAGGTCCACAACGAGATACCGCAGAGGCTTCTTCCCCATTAACAGGTTTCTTGTTTAACTCAAATTCAAATAATAAATCTTAATAAACATTATGTAATTATATGGAACCTTTCTCTTTTTCAAATATTCTTAATCATTGGAATTCAGAATATATTCAGGAAATATATAATAGAGTTGACGAAGACAAAGTCTTGTTGGCTTTGGACAAAGACACTTTATCTATTGAGGATTTAATTGCTCTCCTCTCTCTAAAAGCATTACCTTTCCTTGAAAAAATGGCTCAAAAAGCAAACCGACTAACACGATGGCACTTTGGAAGAACCATATCTTTATATGCACCTATTTATCTTTCCAATCTTTGTGCATCGGATTGTGTATATTGTTATTTTGCATCGCATTCGGGTATCCGTGAAAAACGAGTTACACTCACGGAAGAACAAATACGAAGCGAATGCAACGAACTGAATAAAAGAGGCATTCAGACTGTATTACTCCTTACTGGCGATGCACCTAAAATAGTTCCTGTAGATTACATATCTCAGGCAGTGCACATAGCGAAAGAATATTTCAAATCGGTTAGTGTCGAAGTGTATTCCATGGATGAAGAACATTATGCCCAATTGGCAAAGGACGGGACAGAAGGTGTTACCTTATACATGGAAACTTATGATAAAGATATATATGATAAGGTGCATTTATCTGGAAAGAAAAAAGATTATTTATATCGCCTCAATGCTCTGGAAAGGGCTGGGAGAGCCGGTATTCGTAGGCTTACTTGTGGTGTCCTGCTGGGATTAAGTGACTGGCATCTCGATATTGTATGGCTTGCTTTACATGCAAAATACTTAGAAAAAATGTGTTGGCAAAGTGTTATTTCTCTCTCCTTCCCAAGGCTAAAACATACCCCTTCTCGATTTAAGGTTCCTCATCTGGTTAGCCTTCAGGAATTGGTTCAAATTATTACTGCTATGCGACTTTTCCTGCCTTATTCTCCTTTCAATTTAAGCACTCGTGAAAGTGCAGAAGTGCGTGACCATCTCATTCCGTTAGGAATTACATCTATGAGTGCTGGGTCTTCAACTCGTCCCGGTGGCTATAAAGTTTATCAAGAATCTACCCCTACACAGCGTCCTGTATTAGAACAATTCGAAATTGATGACCAACGAACCGTAGAAGAAGTCGTATCTGCCATTAAAAATAAAGGCTATGACCCCGTCTGGGTTGACTTTGACCCCGGATTTATAAAATCATTATAGAAAATATCAGGAGACTTAAAATGAAAAAATACTTTGTTTTCATCTTCCTCTTTGTTTTTATCCTTACAGCGTATGCCCAAACACCAAACCCATCAGAATTTAAGGAACTTTCCCGTGAAAAATACATCGATAAATGTAAAGGAGCATGGTTAGGGCAAATGATAGGTGTTACTTATGGAGATAAGTATGAATTTCGTTCCAACGGAATTCCTATACTTGAACCCTTAGATAAATGGACTTCGGAAGCATTGGAACGAGCCTTTGCGCAAGATGATTTATATGTTGAAATGACTTTTTTAGAATCCATTGAAAAACAGGGAGTTAATATTTCATTTGAACAGGCAGGAAAAGCCTTTGCTAATTCGAAATATCCTTTATGGCATGCGAACAAGGCAGGTCGTGAAAATGTAAGAAAAGGCATTATGCCTCCCCTATCGGGTCATCCTCGTTTTAATCCTCATGCAGATGATATTGATTTTCAGATTGAAAGCGACTTATTCGGAATTATTACCCCTGGCTTGTTCAAAGAAATGCAACAATTGGGCGAAGTCTTTGGTTCCATCATGAATTATGGTGATGGACTTTATGCCGGATACTTTATTGCAGGGATGTATTCCGCTTCTTTCTTTATTGATGACAATGTCGAAGAAGTGGTTCAATTAGGACTTTCATGTATCCCACCCGAAAGCACTTATCGCAAATGTATAGAAGATGTTATTACCTCTTATCACCAGCATCCTGATGATTGGCTTGAAACATGGAAATATATTGAACACAAATGGCAGGACGATATAGACTGCGAACCGGGAAATCTTGTAAATATTGATGCAAAAATCAATGGTGCTTATGTCGCTATTGGTTTACTTTATGGGAAGGGAGACTTGAAAAAAACACTTGAAATTACTACGCGTTGCGGGCAGGATGCCGATTGCAATCCTTCATCATCTGCCGGTATTTTATGTTGTATGAAAGGTTTTTCTGCTTTAGAACCTATCTGGAAAGAGCATTTACCCAAGGTTAGTGATAATAAATTCATTTTTACGAACTATTCTTGGAACACTCTTATTGACGCATCTGTTCGTGTTGCTGAGCAAATCATCTTAAAAGCAGGTGGAACTATTGAAAACGACATCTACAAAATCCCTGTTCAAAAACCAACTCCCCCACCGACATTAGAACAGTGGGTAAATAAAAAAGAAATTTTTAAACCACCTATTCCTACTGAAGAAATAGCAAAATGGAACTCTCTCTGGAAGGTAAAATCTTGCAAGAAATCAGAAGAAGTAGGCGTATTTCAAAATAAATTTAATCGGGATAATGTGCTTATGCTTATCCCGCCAGAAGAAGGTGTCCCTGCTCTTATCGAATATTTCTCCGAAATCCCATCAAATACGAAACAATTATCAATAGAAATATGCTCTCCTCAGAACAAACCTTTTTTACTTCGATTTAGAGTAGATTATCTTCCCGTTTATGAACAGTCAGTTAATGATACACAGTGGGTAAAATTACCTGTAAATATTGAAAAATGGGCTGGTAGTCAACATGTAATAACCATTGAAATCTATTCCATAGAACAAAAAAATAACATCATCGCCTGTTTCGGAAATATTGCATTTCAATAATTACAAACATGAAAGAACTACCCTAAATCGTTTAAAATATATACTTGACTAACAAAACAATGAAAACCTCTCATAAAAAAGGAGTTTAAATATGGCTGTCGCTCCCATAAGTTTCCCAAAAATTCATTCAGGTCTGCCTTATAAAATCAGAGATATTAAACTGGCAGAATTAGGTAGAAAAGAAATCGAATTGGCAGAGCATGAAATGCCCGGATTAATGGCTCTTCGCGAAAGATATGCCACAAAACAACCGTTGAAAGGTGCCCGTATTATGGGTTCTCTTCACATGACAATTGAAACGGCTGTTTTGATAGAAACATTAAAAATATTAGGGGCAGATGTTCGTTGGGCTTCTTGTAATATCTATTCCACCCAGGACCAGGCAGCTGCCGCTATTGTTGCTACAGGAACTCCAGTCTTTGCATGGAAAGGGGAAACATTAGAAGAATATTGGTGGTGCACTTATCAAGCCATGTGCTTCCCTAATGGAGAAACACCTAATATGGTAGTAGATGATGGTGGAGATGCTACACTTCTCATACATAGAGGTTATGAATTAGAAGAATATGTCCGTAAAAATGGAAAACTCCCTCCTATCAGCGATGGACATAAAGAACTTCAAATTATAGATAGTTTGCTTCATCAGATTTATCAAGAAGACCCTGAACGCTGGCATCGAACTGTTGAAAATTGGATTGGTGTATCTGAAGAAACAACTACCGGTGTTCATCGTTTATATCAAATGATGAAAGAAGGCAAACTTCTAACGCGTGCTATGAATGTTAACGATTCCGTAACTAAATCAAAGTTTGATAATCTCTATGGTTGTCGTGAGTCGTTAGGAGATGGATTAAAAAGAGCCACAGATGTTATGATTGCAGGGAAAACGGTTGTTGTGGCTGGTTATGGTGATGTGGGCAAAGGTTGTGCCCAAGCAATGCGTGGTTTAGGGGCACGCGTTATTATCACCGAGATTGACCCTATCTGTGCTTTACAGGCAGCTATGGAAGGCTATGAGGTGATGAAAATGGAAGACGCTGCATCCATCGGCGATATTTTTGTTACGGCAACCGGTTGTTGCGATGTTATCCGTGGCGAACACATGATTAAAATGAAACATCGTGCTATTCTGTGTAATATCGGACATTTTGACGCAGAAATTGATGTGGCTTGGTTAGAATCTCAAAAAGATATTCGTGAAGAAAATATTAAACCGCAAGTAGATAAATTTATCTTTCCGGACGGCAAAGAAATCATCTTGCTTGCTCGTGGAAGACTGGTTAATTTAGGCTGTGCCACAGGACATCCCTCCTTTGTTATGTCCAATTCATTCACAAATCA contains:
- the thiH gene encoding 2-iminoacetate synthase ThiH translates to MEPFSFSNILNHWNSEYIQEIYNRVDEDKVLLALDKDTLSIEDLIALLSLKALPFLEKMAQKANRLTRWHFGRTISLYAPIYLSNLCASDCVYCYFASHSGIREKRVTLTEEQIRSECNELNKRGIQTVLLLTGDAPKIVPVDYISQAVHIAKEYFKSVSVEVYSMDEEHYAQLAKDGTEGVTLYMETYDKDIYDKVHLSGKKKDYLYRLNALERAGRAGIRRLTCGVLLGLSDWHLDIVWLALHAKYLEKMCWQSVISLSFPRLKHTPSRFKVPHLVSLQELVQIITAMRLFLPYSPFNLSTRESAEVRDHLIPLGITSMSAGSSTRPGGYKVYQESTPTQRPVLEQFEIDDQRTVEEVVSAIKNKGYDPVWVDFDPGFIKSL
- a CDS encoding ADP-ribosylglycohydrolase family protein → MKKYFVFIFLFVFILTAYAQTPNPSEFKELSREKYIDKCKGAWLGQMIGVTYGDKYEFRSNGIPILEPLDKWTSEALERAFAQDDLYVEMTFLESIEKQGVNISFEQAGKAFANSKYPLWHANKAGRENVRKGIMPPLSGHPRFNPHADDIDFQIESDLFGIITPGLFKEMQQLGEVFGSIMNYGDGLYAGYFIAGMYSASFFIDDNVEEVVQLGLSCIPPESTYRKCIEDVITSYHQHPDDWLETWKYIEHKWQDDIDCEPGNLVNIDAKINGAYVAIGLLYGKGDLKKTLEITTRCGQDADCNPSSSAGILCCMKGFSALEPIWKEHLPKVSDNKFIFTNYSWNTLIDASVRVAEQIILKAGGTIENDIYKIPVQKPTPPPTLEQWVNKKEIFKPPIPTEEIAKWNSLWKVKSCKKSEEVGVFQNKFNRDNVLMLIPPEEGVPALIEYFSEIPSNTKQLSIEICSPQNKPFLLRFRVDYLPVYEQSVNDTQWVKLPVNIEKWAGSQHVITIEIYSIEQKNNIIACFGNIAFQ
- a CDS encoding thiazole synthase; its protein translation is MEETNSTYLYNDPLIIAGRKFKSRILIGTGKFPSAEALRKTIKASGTEIVTVALRRVDLKKPENDSILSVLNPKEVLILPNTSGARTAEEALKLARIARAAGLEPWVKLELTPEPRYLLPDPIETLKAAELLIKDGFIVLPYIQADPILAKKLEELGTATVMPLGSPIGSNKGLKTKEFIKIIIEQSNIPVVVDAGLGAPSHAAEAMEIGADAVLVNTALADAQDHEKMAMAFRLSTEAGRLAFRAGLGPQRDTAEASSPLTGFLFNSNSNNKS
- the ahcY gene encoding adenosylhomocysteinase gives rise to the protein MAVAPISFPKIHSGLPYKIRDIKLAELGRKEIELAEHEMPGLMALRERYATKQPLKGARIMGSLHMTIETAVLIETLKILGADVRWASCNIYSTQDQAAAAIVATGTPVFAWKGETLEEYWWCTYQAMCFPNGETPNMVVDDGGDATLLIHRGYELEEYVRKNGKLPPISDGHKELQIIDSLLHQIYQEDPERWHRTVENWIGVSEETTTGVHRLYQMMKEGKLLTRAMNVNDSVTKSKFDNLYGCRESLGDGLKRATDVMIAGKTVVVAGYGDVGKGCAQAMRGLGARVIITEIDPICALQAAMEGYEVMKMEDAASIGDIFVTATGCCDVIRGEHMIKMKHRAILCNIGHFDAEIDVAWLESQKDIREENIKPQVDKFIFPDGKEIILLARGRLVNLGCATGHPSFVMSNSFTNQTLAQIALFTEPEKYERGKVYTLPKKLDEEVARLHLEKIGVKLDRLTQKQADYIGVPIDGPYKPDHYRY